The region CAGCGGTGATCACGTGATGAAAAGTAGGCCGGAGAGGACCGGAAGACCTACTTTTCATCACCTGATCGAGGTGGGCGGCGGTTTCTGCGCGGAACCGGGTCGCCGAGATCGGCCGACCTGGCAGGCTTGGCAGGCCGTCACGCAGCACGCCGGCGACTCGCCCGGACCGCGCGCCAGCGGCGCGCGCCAGCCTGCCCGGCGGCCGAGAGGAGCAGTCGGTGACCGACCGACCGGAGGAGTTCGACCTGCTCGTCGTGGGCGGCGGCAAGGCCGGCAAGACGTTGAGCATGGACGTCGCCCGGTCCGGGCAGCGGGTCGCGATGGTCGAACGTGGCATGATCGGCGGCAGTTGCATCAACGTCGCGTGCATCCCGACGAAGGCGCTGGTGACCAGCGCCCGGGCGGCACGGCAACTGCGCGACGCGTCCGCGCTCGGCCTGGTGGTGCAGGGCGGCCGGGTCGACGTCGATCTGCTGCGCGCGCACAAGCAGGACGTGGTCGAGGGGATGGTGGCCGCCAACCGCCAGCAGTTCCTCGACTCGGGCCTGCACCTGGTGATCGGCCAGGCCCGGTTCGTCGGCCCGCGGACCGTGCGGGTGTCGCTCGCCGACGGCGGTGAACGGGTGCTGTGCGGCACGAACGTCGTGATCAATACGGGTACGCGTCCCCATCTGCCCCCGGTGCCCGGGATGGCCGAGGCGGGGGTGTTGACCAGCGACACCCTGCTGCGCCTGGACCGGCTTCCGGCCCGGCTGGTGGTGCTCGGCGGCGGCACCGTCGGGGTGGAGTTCGCGCAGATGTTCGCGTCGTTCGGCAGCGCGGTGACGCTGGTCGAGGGCGGCCCGCGGCTGCTCACCCGCGAGGATCCCGACGTCAGTGACGCGGTGATGCGGGTCTTCGTCGACGACGGCATCGACGTACGGGTGGGTGTCGCGGTGGCGCGGATCGACCGGGACGTCGACGGCACGATCCGGGTGACGCTCGACGACGGCAGCCTGGTGACCGGGGACGAGGTGCTGGTGGCGGCCGGCCGGGAACCGGTCACCGACGGGCTCGACCTGGACGTGGCCGGCGTACGCCTCAGCGAGCGGGGCTTCGTGGAGGTCGACGAGCAGCTGCGCACCACCGCCGAGCGCACCTGGGCAGCCGGAGACGTGGCCGGCAGCCCGCAGTTCACCCACGTCTCCCTGGACGACTACCGGATCATCCGGGCGAACCTCGCCGGTGCAGAGCGCAGCACCGCAGACCGGCTCATCCCGCACACCGTCTTCACCACCCCGGAGCTGGCCCGGGTCGGGCTCACCGAGACCGAGGCGCGTCGTGCCGGATACGACGTCCAGGTCGCCCGCCTACCGGTCGCCGCGATCCCCCGGGCACGCACGCT is a window of Micromonospora sp. WMMD961 DNA encoding:
- a CDS encoding FAD-dependent oxidoreductase, translated to MTDRPEEFDLLVVGGGKAGKTLSMDVARSGQRVAMVERGMIGGSCINVACIPTKALVTSARAARQLRDASALGLVVQGGRVDVDLLRAHKQDVVEGMVAANRQQFLDSGLHLVIGQARFVGPRTVRVSLADGGERVLCGTNVVINTGTRPHLPPVPGMAEAGVLTSDTLLRLDRLPARLVVLGGGTVGVEFAQMFASFGSAVTLVEGGPRLLTREDPDVSDAVMRVFVDDGIDVRVGVAVARIDRDVDGTIRVTLDDGSLVTGDEVLVAAGREPVTDGLDLDVAGVRLSERGFVEVDEQLRTTAERTWAAGDVAGSPQFTHVSLDDYRIIRANLAGAERSTADRLIPHTVFTTPELARVGLTETEARRAGYDVQVARLPVAAIPRARTLRQTQGMWKAVIDTGTDRILGAALLGPEAGEVITSVQLAMLAGMPWTALRDAVITHPTMTEGLNLLFASLEPQPVR